Proteins encoded by one window of Mariniplasma anaerobium:
- the queA gene encoding tRNA preQ1(34) S-adenosylmethionine ribosyltransferase-isomerase QueA, with product MNVSDFDFNLPKELIAQHPSEKRDHSRLMVLDKEKKEISHKHFYDIVDLLDENDVLVLNDTKVIPARLIGTKEQTNATIEVLLLEEKDKDVWEALTKPAKRVKLGTEIQFGDQLKMVCVKIKEDGLRDYKLIYEGLLIEVLEKLGTMPLPPYITEYLKEQDRYQTVYAAHPGSAAAPTAGLHFTKDLLKKIKDKGIEIIPVTLNVGLGTFRPVSVDKVEAHDMHHETYSLSKDSAMRLNLAKKNHKKFVCVGTTSIRTVESNYDQGFHEGTFQTNIFIYPGYKFRVCDKLITNFHLPKSTLMMLVSALADRDFIMSAYQEAIDQKYRFFSFGDAMFIK from the coding sequence ATGAATGTAAGTGATTTTGATTTTAATTTACCCAAAGAGCTTATTGCTCAACATCCAAGTGAAAAACGTGACCATTCTAGATTAATGGTTTTAGATAAAGAAAAAAAAGAAATAAGCCATAAACATTTCTATGATATAGTAGATCTTTTAGATGAAAACGATGTTTTGGTTTTAAATGATACGAAAGTTATACCTGCAAGACTCATTGGAACAAAAGAACAAACAAACGCAACCATTGAAGTCTTATTGTTAGAAGAAAAGGATAAAGATGTATGGGAAGCTTTAACTAAGCCTGCAAAGCGTGTTAAATTGGGAACTGAAATACAGTTTGGTGATCAATTAAAAATGGTTTGTGTAAAGATTAAAGAAGATGGGTTAAGAGATTATAAATTAATATACGAAGGTCTTTTAATTGAAGTTTTAGAAAAACTAGGAACGATGCCATTACCTCCATATATTACTGAATATTTAAAAGAACAAGATAGATATCAAACAGTTTATGCAGCTCACCCAGGTAGTGCAGCAGCACCAACTGCAGGTTTGCATTTCACAAAAGATTTGTTAAAAAAGATTAAAGATAAAGGCATTGAAATTATTCCGGTTACTTTAAATGTAGGACTTGGAACCTTTAGACCAGTATCTGTTGATAAAGTAGAGGCACATGATATGCATCATGAAACCTATAGTTTATCTAAAGATAGTGCGATGAGATTAAATTTGGCTAAAAAGAATCATAAAAAATTTGTTTGTGTAGGTACAACATCTATACGTACAGTTGAGTCAAATTATGATCAAGGATTTCATGAAGGAACTTTTCAAACCAATATATTCATTTATCCCGGTTATAAATTTAGAGTATGTGATAAGCTAATTACTAACTTTCATTTACCTAAATCAACACTTATGATGCTTGTATCTGCACTAGCAGATAGAGATTTCATTATGAGTGCATATCAAGAAGCAATTGATCAAAAGTATAGATTCTTTTCTTTTGGTGATGCAATGTTCATTAAATGA
- the ruvB gene encoding Holliday junction branch migration DNA helicase RuvB, with product MSMNDKERIITAMSIKEDEDQSLRPQTLDQYIGQNDIKEMLDVYIKAAVKRKEALDHLLLYGPPGLGKTTLAQIVAHELGVNIRVTSGPAIERSGDLAAVLSSLEPGDVLFIDEIHRLPRFVEEVLYAAMEDYVLDIVIGKDHESRSIRIDLPPFTLVGATTRFGDLSAPLRDRFGMVFRLNYYEDSDLEKIVRRTSSVYQNEIEEDAVQSLAKRSRGTPRIANRLFRRVRDFAEIIGDGTIDKKITDHALSKLGIDDHGLDNTDYRYLKAIVEKFSGGPVGIETIAASISEEITTVEDVYEPYLMMEGYIKRTPRGRMATEKTYKALGIKYYKGLFDK from the coding sequence ATGTCTATGAACGATAAAGAGAGAATCATTACTGCAATGTCAATTAAAGAAGATGAAGATCAATCCTTACGCCCTCAAACATTAGACCAATATATAGGTCAAAATGATATAAAAGAAATGCTTGATGTATATATTAAAGCAGCTGTTAAGCGTAAAGAAGCTCTTGATCATTTATTGCTTTATGGTCCTCCTGGACTAGGTAAAACTACATTAGCTCAAATCGTTGCTCACGAATTAGGTGTCAACATTAGAGTGACCAGTGGACCTGCTATTGAAAGAAGTGGTGATCTTGCTGCTGTATTATCTTCTCTAGAACCAGGTGATGTTTTATTTATTGATGAAATTCATCGTCTACCAAGATTTGTTGAAGAAGTGCTTTATGCAGCTATGGAAGATTATGTGCTTGATATCGTGATTGGAAAAGATCATGAATCAAGATCAATTAGAATAGATTTACCACCATTTACATTGGTGGGTGCAACCACAAGATTTGGTGACTTATCTGCACCACTAAGAGATAGATTTGGAATGGTTTTTAGATTAAATTATTATGAAGATAGTGATTTAGAAAAAATTGTTAGAAGAACATCTTCTGTTTATCAAAATGAAATAGAGGAAGATGCAGTTCAATCTTTAGCTAAAAGAAGTAGAGGAACACCAAGAATCGCTAATAGATTATTTAGAAGAGTCAGAGACTTTGCTGAAATTATTGGTGATGGGACAATTGATAAAAAAATAACCGATCATGCATTATCTAAATTAGGTATTGATGATCATGGACTAGATAACACTGACTATAGATATTTAAAAGCAATTGTAGAAAAATTTAGTGGTGGTCCAGTGGGTATTGAGACAATAGCAGCTTCAATTTCTGAAGAAATAACAACAGTCGAAGATGTTTATGAACCTTACTTAATGATGGAAGGTTATATCAAACGAACACCTAGAGGACGTATGGCAACAGAAAAGACCTATAAAGCATTAGGCATTAAATATTATAAAGGACTATTTGACAAATGA
- the ruvA gene encoding Holliday junction branch migration protein RuvA, with the protein MYAFVKGVVTLVKPSYIVIESYGVGYLVLSPTPYDYKIGEQAVCFTHHYVREDTNALYGFKSLESKELFVKLISVSGIGPKSALSILANDRIDEIIMAIEASDVKYLTKFPGIGPKSAQQIILDLKGKLVIDELELTPNQESDVSQALSALGYSKTEIRKVMKKIDLDLSVEQMIKEALKLLMK; encoded by the coding sequence ATGTATGCATTTGTTAAAGGCGTCGTTACGCTTGTTAAACCAAGTTATATTGTAATTGAATCTTATGGGGTTGGATATTTAGTTTTATCTCCAACACCTTATGACTATAAAATAGGTGAACAAGCTGTTTGTTTTACGCACCATTATGTTAGAGAAGATACCAATGCTTTATATGGATTTAAGAGTTTAGAAAGCAAAGAGTTGTTTGTTAAACTTATCAGTGTATCTGGTATTGGACCAAAAAGTGCATTATCAATACTCGCAAATGACCGTATTGATGAAATCATTATGGCAATTGAAGCTTCAGATGTGAAGTATTTAACTAAGTTTCCTGGTATAGGGCCAAAAAGTGCTCAACAAATCATCCTTGATTTAAAAGGAAAATTAGTAATTGATGAGTTAGAACTCACTCCAAATCAAGAATCTGATGTATCTCAAGCTCTATCTGCTTTAGGTTATTCAAAGACAGAAATTAGAAAAGTCATGAAAAAAATTGATTTAGATTTATCTGTTGAACAAATGATTAAAGAAGCTTTAAAATTATTAATGAAATAA
- the obgE gene encoding GTPase ObgE, translating to MFIDEVTVEVFGGRGGNGMASYRREKYVEYGGPWGGNGGHGGSIIFVGDEGKNNLIDLRYQRHIRAKNGENGMSKGMHGKNAEHRFIRVPLGTIVYSENKEFFLGEITNHDERLVVARGGKGGRGNIAFATAKNPAPDYAENGDPGEVRKLHIELKVIADVGLVGYPSVGKSTIISVVSNARPKIAEYHFTTLQPNLGMVYVGEESFVLADLPGLIEDAHIGHGLGIRFLKHIERCKVFLHVLDITRDDPYGDYVKINHELEMYDEALLERPQIVVINKIDMPDTKEKIEELKSKISHDIVLISAITQENVKTLMYKTLEALKEAPKIETKDEETHKLYEFEAQGPDFELEISEDNVFELSGTKLKIMFERTDFTKDEAVKRFARQLRSLGVDEALRDKGAKNGDIVRIFDFEFEFIE from the coding sequence ATGTTTATTGATGAAGTTACAGTAGAAGTATTCGGCGGTAGAGGTGGAAATGGTATGGCCTCATATCGAAGAGAAAAATATGTTGAATATGGTGGTCCTTGGGGCGGAAATGGCGGACATGGTGGTTCGATTATTTTTGTTGGTGATGAAGGAAAGAACAATCTTATTGATTTAAGATACCAAAGACATATCCGTGCAAAAAACGGAGAAAATGGCATGTCTAAAGGCATGCATGGTAAAAATGCTGAGCATAGATTTATTAGAGTTCCTCTAGGAACTATTGTTTATAGTGAAAATAAAGAGTTTTTCTTAGGTGAAATCACGAACCATGACGAAAGATTAGTTGTTGCTCGTGGTGGAAAAGGTGGACGTGGAAATATTGCGTTTGCGACTGCGAAAAATCCTGCACCTGATTATGCTGAAAATGGCGATCCAGGTGAGGTAAGAAAATTACATATTGAATTAAAAGTAATTGCTGATGTTGGTTTAGTTGGATATCCAAGTGTTGGAAAATCAACAATAATATCAGTAGTCTCTAATGCAAGACCTAAGATTGCTGAATATCATTTCACTACACTACAACCAAACTTAGGTATGGTTTATGTGGGTGAAGAATCATTTGTCCTAGCAGATTTGCCAGGATTAATCGAAGATGCTCATATCGGTCATGGATTAGGTATACGCTTTTTAAAACATATTGAAAGATGTAAAGTCTTTTTACATGTTCTAGATATCACTAGAGATGATCCATATGGCGATTATGTAAAAATTAATCATGAACTTGAAATGTATGATGAAGCTTTACTAGAAAGACCACAGATCGTTGTGATTAATAAAATTGATATGCCAGATACTAAAGAAAAGATTGAAGAGCTGAAATCTAAAATCTCTCATGATATTGTCTTAATATCTGCTATTACTCAAGAAAATGTTAAGACCTTAATGTATAAAACACTAGAAGCGTTAAAAGAAGCTCCGAAAATTGAAACTAAAGATGAAGAAACACATAAACTTTATGAGTTTGAAGCTCAAGGACCTGATTTTGAACTTGAAATATCAGAAGACAATGTCTTTGAATTATCAGGAACTAAGTTAAAAATTATGTTTGAAAGAACTGATTTTACTAAAGATGAAGCAGTTAAACGTTTTGCTAGACAATTAAGAAGTTTAGGTGTTGATGAAGCATTAAGAGATAAAGGCGCAAAAAATGGAGATATCGTAAGAATCTTTGATTTTGAGTTTGAATTTATAGAATAG
- the rpmA gene encoding 50S ribosomal protein L27 has protein sequence MLKLNIQLFASKKGVGSTRNGRDSESKRLGLKLSDGQHAKAGAIIFRQRGTKIHPGTNVGRGGDDTLFAKVTGTVKYERLGRDRKQVSVYEG, from the coding sequence ATGTTAAAGTTAAATATACAGTTATTCGCATCTAAAAAAGGTGTAGGTTCAACTCGTAATGGTCGTGATTCAGAATCTAAGCGTTTAGGATTAAAGTTATCAGATGGACAGCATGCAAAAGCTGGAGCAATCATTTTCCGTCAAAGAGGAACTAAAATTCACCCAGGTACCAACGTGGGACGCGGCGGCGATGACACACTATTTGCAAAAGTTACTGGCACCGTTAAATACGAACGTTTAGGTCGTGACAGAAAGCAAGTATCAGTCTACGAAGGATAA
- a CDS encoding ribosomal-processing cysteine protease Prp: MITVKSIYNNNQLKEIIVKGHANYKAKGEDIVCAAVSTATILTANAIEHLKLDQLIDLDVSEGYFKLSLLKENDIVSGLIKNLEYTLHDLEKQYPNYIKNQKEG; encoded by the coding sequence ATGATTACGGTTAAAAGTATTTATAACAATAATCAATTAAAAGAAATTATTGTTAAAGGACATGCCAATTATAAAGCGAAAGGCGAAGATATCGTCTGTGCAGCTGTTTCAACTGCAACGATTCTGACCGCAAACGCAATTGAGCATTTAAAACTAGATCAACTCATTGATCTAGATGTAAGTGAAGGTTATTTTAAATTAAGTCTTTTAAAAGAAAATGATATTGTATCGGGACTTATTAAAAATTTAGAATATACCTTACATGATTTAGAAAAACAATATCCAAATTATATTAAAAATCAGAAGGAGGGATAA
- the rplU gene encoding 50S ribosomal protein L21: MYAVIKTGGKQVRVVEGQEIYVEKLDVEADDTYEFTEVLMIGGEKPVIGTPVVEGAKVVAKVVKHGRGKKIIVFKYKVRKKYRKKQGHRQAYTKLVIEKIVA; the protein is encoded by the coding sequence ATGTATGCAGTTATTAAAACTGGTGGTAAACAAGTACGTGTAGTCGAAGGTCAAGAAATTTATGTTGAAAAACTTGATGTTGAAGCAGATGATACTTATGAATTCACTGAAGTATTGATGATTGGCGGAGAAAAACCTGTGATTGGGACACCAGTCGTAGAAGGTGCAAAAGTAGTTGCGAAAGTAGTAAAACATGGTCGTGGTAAAAAAATTATCGTGTTTAAGTACAAAGTAAGAAAAAAATATCGCAAAAAACAAGGTCATCGCCAAGCTTATACGAAATTAGTTATTGAAAAAATCGTAGCATAA
- a CDS encoding YcjF family protein, whose product MKKKDSTKIFWYLAAIGFIILFMLMLLSSILDVGDRLTNISPYLSYVFYGLTVILVYALILRPVHIILFSPTFSVQTTLDDGETSRKNFRLYKKVVKRLLSEDYIPEEEKENLTKVLNDKVLLQGALHHTFNKYVKKEINKRIRKNAKTVMISTAISQNGRLDFFTIIVVNLKMIKELVEMCGFRPSYKNLSKLTINVFTTALIAEGLENVDMNDVLPASTLNTLGEIPLIKPIMSSVTQGVSNALLTLRIGIVTRKYLFSDATEITKEKIRRDALLEAAKMLPSVVGDAVLILPKKFISLFKKQKKEAEED is encoded by the coding sequence ATGAAGAAAAAAGATTCTACAAAAATATTTTGGTACTTAGCTGCCATAGGATTTATCATTTTATTTATGTTGATGTTGTTATCAAGCATATTAGATGTTGGTGACAGATTAACCAATATATCACCTTATCTTTCTTATGTTTTTTATGGACTAACAGTCATTTTAGTATATGCACTTATTTTAAGACCTGTACATATTATCTTGTTTTCACCAACATTTTCTGTTCAAACGACATTAGATGATGGAGAAACATCAAGAAAGAATTTTAGATTATATAAAAAAGTAGTTAAAAGATTGTTATCTGAAGACTATATTCCAGAAGAAGAAAAAGAAAATTTAACCAAAGTTTTAAATGATAAAGTTTTATTACAAGGGGCTTTGCATCATACGTTTAATAAATATGTTAAAAAAGAAATTAATAAACGTATTAGAAAAAATGCAAAAACAGTAATGATTTCAACTGCTATTTCACAAAATGGTCGACTAGATTTCTTTACGATTATTGTCGTCAATTTGAAAATGATAAAAGAATTAGTTGAAATGTGTGGATTTAGACCTTCATATAAAAATTTATCTAAACTAACTATTAATGTTTTTACAACAGCATTAATTGCAGAAGGTTTAGAAAATGTAGATATGAATGATGTTCTACCTGCTTCAACACTAAACACTTTAGGAGAGATACCTTTAATCAAGCCGATTATGAGTAGTGTAACTCAAGGTGTATCTAATGCATTATTGACTTTAAGAATTGGTATTGTTACTCGTAAATATTTATTTAGTGATGCAACTGAAATCACTAAAGAGAAGATTAGAAGAGATGCTTTATTAGAAGCAGCTAAGATGTTACCATCAGTTGTTGGTGATGCAGTATTGATTTTACCTAAGAAATTTATTAGTCTATTTAAAAAGCAAAAAAAAGAGGCTGAAGAAGATTAA
- the radC gene encoding RadC family protein, which produces MYLVKEMPLDQRPRERLIAHGAKALSNEELLAILLRTGYHDQSVLELSKHVLYHLTSLEELKKITYLELLKIKGIKGAKATTILAAIELGYRLSVFKREQKIKISSPSDVYYLLHDEISHLEQEHFIVIYLNIKSEIIKRETIYIGTINQMMIHPREIYKKAVIYAAAAMIFVHNHPSGDSQPSKADEKATYHLEKTSEVMGIDLIDHIIIGHHEFYSIKSKHRTKLT; this is translated from the coding sequence ATGTATTTAGTTAAAGAAATGCCATTAGATCAAAGACCTCGTGAGAGATTAATAGCACATGGAGCTAAAGCTTTGTCTAATGAAGAATTATTAGCAATATTACTTAGAACAGGATATCATGATCAATCAGTTTTAGAATTATCAAAGCATGTCTTATATCATCTAACTTCATTAGAAGAATTAAAAAAGATAACCTATCTTGAATTATTAAAGATTAAAGGAATTAAGGGAGCAAAAGCTACAACTATTTTAGCAGCAATTGAGCTAGGTTATAGACTTTCTGTATTTAAAAGAGAACAAAAGATTAAAATATCTTCACCCAGTGATGTTTATTACTTACTTCATGATGAGATATCTCATCTAGAGCAAGAGCATTTTATTGTAATCTATTTAAACATTAAAAGTGAAATCATTAAAAGAGAAACCATTTATATTGGAACAATTAATCAAATGATGATTCATCCAAGAGAGATTTATAAAAAAGCAGTAATCTATGCAGCTGCTGCAATGATTTTTGTTCATAATCATCCATCTGGGGATTCTCAACCATCTAAAGCAGATGAGAAAGCAACATATCACTTAGAAAAAACTTCAGAAGTCATGGGGATTGATTTAATTGATCATATCATTATTGGTCATCATGAATTTTATTCTATTAAATCAAAACATAGAACAAAATTAACATAA
- a CDS encoding bifunctional folylpolyglutamate synthase/dihydrofolate synthase, with amino-acid sequence MFKDIKEAIYWIETQTKFKPKTDLSRMKFAYNMLDLSFKDTKFIHVGGTNGKGSVCSYLTHIFLEMGLSVGTYTSPYLISFNERIRMNGLMINDEDLLVEINEIYTFNETFLKAYGEHLAFFELLTLMALSYYHKTKVDVIIMEVGLGGLLDATNVINCDVSLITNIGFDHMKQLGNTLESIASNKLGILKSKNHLISTVDKELYPYFISFMKDMDVTYRLINDLAYQVVSLNPVNYIYQHETYSVSLLGKHQILNSILAIEAALYVYPSIDMKTIQKGLKKAIWAGRLESIADQVYIDGAHNAHALSALSDSLSETFKDKNIHVLFSALGDKDIKAMLDIVKTFSSSIVITSFDDFRYKDLSEYTDQSIFYIKDFNEAFNQLYNKLTSNDILLITGSLHFVGYAKKMLSNQFKK; translated from the coding sequence ATGTTTAAAGATATAAAAGAAGCCATTTATTGGATAGAAACACAAACAAAGTTTAAGCCTAAAACAGACCTATCACGTATGAAATTTGCTTATAATATGTTAGATCTATCATTTAAAGATACTAAGTTTATTCATGTTGGAGGTACAAATGGAAAAGGTTCTGTATGCTCTTATTTAACACACATCTTTTTAGAGATGGGTTTATCTGTGGGCACATATACATCACCATATTTGATTAGCTTTAATGAACGCATCAGAATGAATGGATTAATGATTAATGATGAGGATTTATTAGTAGAAATAAATGAGATCTATACATTTAACGAAACTTTTTTAAAAGCATATGGAGAACATCTTGCCTTCTTTGAACTTTTAACATTAATGGCACTAAGTTATTATCACAAGACAAAAGTTGATGTCATTATTATGGAAGTTGGATTGGGTGGATTGTTAGATGCGACAAATGTTATTAATTGTGATGTGTCTTTAATTACAAATATTGGTTTTGATCATATGAAACAACTAGGTAACACTTTAGAATCGATTGCGTCTAATAAACTAGGCATATTAAAAAGCAAGAACCATTTGATCTCAACAGTCGACAAAGAACTTTATCCTTATTTCATATCGTTCATGAAGGATATGGATGTGACTTATAGACTTATTAACGATTTGGCTTATCAGGTAGTATCTTTAAATCCTGTTAACTATATCTATCAACATGAAACATATAGTGTATCTCTACTGGGAAAACATCAAATATTAAACTCTATATTGGCTATAGAAGCTGCTTTATATGTATATCCGAGCATAGATATGAAAACCATACAAAAGGGTCTAAAAAAGGCAATATGGGCTGGTCGATTAGAATCTATTGCAGATCAAGTCTATATAGATGGTGCACATAATGCTCATGCATTATCTGCTTTATCTGATAGTTTATCGGAAACATTTAAAGATAAAAATATTCACGTCTTATTTAGTGCGTTAGGTGATAAAGATATAAAAGCAATGTTAGATATCGTCAAGACATTTTCTTCATCTATTGTCATCACTTCATTTGATGATTTTAGATATAAGGATTTATCTGAATATACTGATCAATCTATTTTTTATATTAAAGATTTTAATGAAGCATTTAATCAATTGTATAATAAACTTACATCAAATGATATACTCTTAATTACAGGATCACTTCACTTTGTAGGATATGCTAAAAAAATGTTATCAAATCAATTTAAGAAGTAA
- a CDS encoding valine--tRNA ligase: MTTLKPKYDFKEVEAGRYQTWVDKGYFKSGINKKGKPFSIVIPPPNVTGKLHLGHAWDNTLQDIIIRRKRMMGYDTLFLPGMDHAGIATQAKIDARLKASGISRYDIGRESFLRHAWAWKEEYANFIKTQWAALGNSVDYDKERFTLDQKLNDAVNKVFLSLYEKGYIYRGHRIINWDVEAKTALSNIEVEHEETQGKLYYFRYPFTDQPGYLVIATTRPETMFADQALMVHPDDKRFSQYVGKSVYIPGSKVEIPVIVDDYVDMEFGTGVVKVTPAHDPNDFEVGKRHNLDMPLCMNEDGTMNEMAHKYQGLERFTCREKLVEDLRAIDLLEKIESYTNNVGYSERTGVIVEPRLSLQWFVKMEELSKQALDESTSEFVPSRFKKIFVNWMTDTYDWCISRQLWWGHRIPAWYKDDQVKVQIESPGSDWTQDEDVLDTWFSSALWPFSTLGWPEITEDFKRYYPTSVMVTGYDIIFFWVARMIFQGLEFTKQDPFERILIHGLIRDAQGRKMSKSLGNGVDPMDVIEQYGVDALRYFLTTNSAPGADLRYEEEKVESSWNFINKLWNITRFITMNIEDINVKKDSEFNLADQWILSRLSETIKEADYNYEKFEFGEVSRSLYHFIWEDFANWYVEFAKVSLKDEKQNQTTQWVLIKVLKDILKLMHPFIPFVTEKLFLEISTEETIMLSSWPVADYSDQTSIDIFNEVKDVITKVRNLRAEHNVAPSKPLDIELVIEDKNDLEVFAKFDAYFKKFLNTNVLTISQKLNTSSETIVLVGSKIIAYVLKSDIIDPLMEKEALIKQQSDLENEIKRSESLLQNEKFISKAPESKINLEKEKYEDYKKQYEIVVEKLKTYV, encoded by the coding sequence ATGACAACACTAAAACCTAAATATGATTTTAAAGAGGTTGAAGCAGGCAGATATCAAACATGGGTTGATAAAGGATATTTTAAATCAGGTATAAACAAAAAAGGTAAACCATTTAGTATCGTTATTCCACCACCAAATGTAACAGGTAAACTACATTTAGGACATGCATGGGATAATACATTACAAGATATCATCATCAGACGTAAACGGATGATGGGATATGATACACTCTTTCTTCCAGGTATGGATCATGCTGGTATTGCGACTCAAGCAAAAATTGACGCAAGACTTAAAGCAAGTGGCATATCAAGATATGATATAGGAAGAGAAAGCTTTTTGAGACATGCTTGGGCATGGAAAGAAGAGTACGCAAACTTTATTAAAACTCAATGGGCTGCATTAGGTAATTCTGTTGATTATGATAAAGAAAGATTTACACTAGATCAAAAGTTAAATGACGCTGTTAATAAGGTCTTTTTATCATTATATGAAAAAGGATATATTTATAGAGGACATCGTATTATTAACTGGGATGTTGAAGCAAAAACAGCATTATCAAATATTGAAGTTGAACATGAAGAAACACAAGGTAAACTATATTATTTTAGATATCCATTTACAGATCAACCAGGATATTTAGTTATTGCGACTACAAGACCTGAAACCATGTTTGCAGATCAAGCATTGATGGTTCATCCAGATGATAAAAGATTTAGTCAATATGTAGGCAAGTCTGTTTATATTCCTGGAAGTAAAGTAGAAATTCCAGTAATTGTAGATGATTATGTAGATATGGAATTTGGAACAGGTGTTGTTAAAGTTACTCCAGCGCATGATCCAAATGACTTTGAAGTAGGGAAAAGACACAATTTAGATATGCCATTGTGTATGAATGAAGATGGCACGATGAATGAAATGGCACATAAATACCAAGGTTTAGAAAGATTTACATGTAGAGAAAAATTAGTAGAAGATCTTCGAGCTATTGATTTATTAGAAAAAATTGAAAGTTACACAAATAATGTAGGATACAGTGAAAGAACTGGCGTTATTGTTGAGCCTAGATTATCACTACAATGGTTTGTTAAGATGGAAGAATTATCAAAACAAGCCCTAGATGAATCAACGTCTGAATTTGTACCATCAAGATTTAAAAAGATTTTTGTTAACTGGATGACAGATACATATGATTGGTGTATCAGTCGCCAATTATGGTGGGGACATAGAATACCAGCATGGTATAAAGATGATCAAGTTAAGGTTCAAATTGAATCTCCTGGCTCTGATTGGACTCAAGATGAGGATGTGCTTGATACATGGTTTAGTAGCGCATTATGGCCATTTTCCACATTAGGATGGCCTGAAATAACAGAAGACTTTAAGAGATATTATCCAACAAGTGTTATGGTTACAGGATATGATATTATCTTCTTTTGGGTTGCACGTATGATTTTTCAAGGTCTAGAGTTTACAAAACAAGATCCATTTGAAAGAATACTAATTCATGGTCTTATCAGAGATGCACAAGGTAGAAAAATGAGTAAGTCTTTAGGTAATGGTGTTGATCCAATGGATGTCATTGAACAATATGGCGTTGATGCCTTGAGATATTTCTTGACAACCAATTCTGCACCAGGTGCAGATTTAAGATATGAAGAAGAAAAAGTTGAATCATCATGGAACTTTATTAATAAATTATGGAATATCACAAGATTTATTACGATGAATATCGAGGATATTAACGTTAAAAAAGATAGTGAGTTTAATTTAGCTGATCAATGGATTTTATCAAGATTATCTGAAACCATTAAAGAAGCTGATTATAATTATGAAAAATTTGAATTTGGTGAAGTTTCAAGATCACTTTATCATTTTATTTGGGAAGATTTCGCAAATTGGTATGTTGAATTTGCTAAAGTATCTTTAAAAGATGAAAAACAAAATCAAACGACTCAATGGGTTTTAATTAAAGTCTTAAAAGATATCTTAAAGTTAATGCATCCATTTATTCCTTTTGTAACTGAAAAATTATTCTTAGAAATATCAACTGAAGAAACGATTATGTTATCTAGTTGGCCAGTTGCTGATTACAGCGACCAAACATCTATTGATATCTTTAATGAAGTTAAAGATGTTATTACAAAGGTAAGAAACTTAAGAGCGGAACATAATGTTGCACCATCTAAACCATTAGATATCGAGTTAGTGATAGAAGATAAAAATGATTTAGAAGTGTTTGCTAAGTTTGATGCATACTTTAAAAAGTTCTTAAACACAAATGTATTAACAATCTCACAAAAACTTAACACATCATCTGAGACAATTGTTTTAGTTGGGTCTAAGATTATTGCTTATGTATTAAAATCAGATATTATTGATCCTTTAATGGAAAAAGAAGCTTTGATTAAGCAACAAAGTGATTTAGAAAATGAAATTAAGAGAAGCGAATCATTATTGCAAAATGAAAAATTCATTTCAAAAGCACCAGAATCTAAAATTAATCTTGAAAAAGAAAAATATGAAGATTATAAAAAACAATATGAAATCGTGGTTGAAAAATTAAAAACTTATGTTTAA